A segment of the Nocardia higoensis genome:
CGCCAAGGGCGGTCGGTGGTATCTCGTCGCCGACAAGCAGGGCAGTCCACGCCTGTATCTGCTCGAACGTCTCGTCGAGTGGGAGCCGCTGCGCGTCCCGCGCCGATTGCGGCCGGGCGTCACCGCGGCGCAGATCGCCGCCCAGCTCACCGCGAACTGGGAGAACACCGAGAACCTGCGCGTCGAAGGCCTGCTGCACGTGGCCCAGGTGGAACGCGCCCAGCGCATACTCGGCACCCGCCTGACCCTCCACCCGCCCGCGGACGGCGAGCAGATGCCGTTCACCCTCACCTGCCGCGTCCTTCAGGAAGTGCGACAGCTCCTGCCGTTCGCCGACCAGGCGATCGTCACCGCTCCCGCCGAAGCCCGCGCGTACCTGCGTGACCTGGCCGCCCGCACGCTGGCCCGATACAGCTCACCGTGACGGCCGTGCGCGAGGTCCACCCGGCGATGGCGCAGAATACGACGGGTGACCAAGAGCCAGGCGAGCGAGAGCCACCTCAGCGACGACGAGCCCGTCCTGTCCTACCTGACCGACATGGACGGCGTCTTGGTCAGCGAGGACCACCTGGTCCCCGGCGCGGACAAGTTCCTCGCCGAACTGCGCACGAACGAGATCCCCTTTCTCGTCCTCACCAACAACTCCATCCGCACCCCGCGCGACCTGCAAGCCCGCCTGCGCCTGACCGGCCTGGACATCCCCGAGGAGGCCATCTGGACCTCCGCCCTGGCCACCGCCGCCTTCCTCGACGCCCAGCGCCCCGGCGGCACCGCCTACGTCGTCGGCGAATCCGGCCTCACCACCGCCCTGCACGAGATCGGCTACGTCCTCACCGACCGCGACCCCGACTACGTCGTTCTCGGCGAAACCCGCACGTACTCTTTCGAAGCCATCACCACCGCCATCCGGCTGGTCGAGCGCGGCGCCCGGTTCATCGCCACCAATCCCGACGCCACCGGGCCCTCCCGCGAGGGGCTGCTCCCCGCCACCGGCTCGGTCGCCGCCCTGATCACCCGCGCCACCGGGCGCGAGCCGTACTACGTCGGCAAGCCGAACCCGCTGATGATGCGCTCGGCCCTGCGTCGCATCGGCGCGCACTCCCAATCGGCCGTCATGATCGGCGATCGGATGGACACCGACGTCATCTCCGGCCTCGAGGCCGGTATGCGCACCATCCTGGTGACCACCACCGGCATCTCCACCCGCGCGTCGGTCGAGCAATTCCCCTACCGCCCGACACTGGTGCTGGACACGGTAGCCGATCTCGTCGGCCGGACCGCGAACCCCTTCGCCTGAATCCTCGCCGTTACGCCTGCAAGAGAAGACGGCACCAGCGAGATCGCGGGGTGCTCCAGATCAGTCGAGACCGTCGAAACCTTCGTCTCACGGATTCTTATGAAGTACCGTTCAGCCGTCGTCGGGGGCCTGGTCGTAGGCGCGGCGAGCTCGTCATCGCCACATACGGCGCGACCCGTGGCCAGGCGTGGCCTGTATGGCCGGGCCGCTGATCGGGGTCGCGGTCCTGCTTGCCTGGTCCACGTCGCTCTCAGCTGTGCAATCGAGGCCACGCCGTCCCGGTGTCTACTCGCCGCCGCGATTCGGTGGTTATCCGCTGCTCGGGAGTGCCCGGTCGAACTCGCCGGATGACAATGCCTATCGCGAAACAAGCTGTGCCAAGGGTAATCTCAAAGCTGAAGCCGAAGGCTGCCATGAGAACGTAGGTAGAATCAACGGGCTGTCACTGGCCGAACGAGGGGGCATGATGGGGTTGCAGTCAGCGAACTGGCGTGACTGGTACCGCTTCCGCCATAAGGAAGAATGCTTCCACTCTGGCGCACCGTATGAAGAGTACGTCGCCACAGTCCTGGCACGCTTCCATGATGACTTCATAAACCCTGCTCCGGCTGGTCGCCTTGGCGATGGAGGATGCGATGGCATCGCGGAGAGTGGTACCATCGCCTACGCTTGCTACGGTCAGAGACCTGGACGAAATGCCGAGAACGAGTTAGCCAAAAAGATTCGTAAAGACTTCGATCGTGCCTACAGTCAGTGGAAGACGTTCGAAACCTGGCGGTTTGTAACCAACGCGCCGGTTGGTCCGAAGGCGGCGCAGGTATTCGTCGACCTTCAGCAGGCTCATGGAGCACATCCGCTGCGCCCACTCAAG
Coding sequences within it:
- a CDS encoding HAD-IIA family hydrolase, coding for MDGVLVSEDHLVPGADKFLAELRTNEIPFLVLTNNSIRTPRDLQARLRLTGLDIPEEAIWTSALATAAFLDAQRPGGTAYVVGESGLTTALHEIGYVLTDRDPDYVVLGETRTYSFEAITTAIRLVERGARFIATNPDATGPSREGLLPATGSVAALITRATGREPYYVGKPNPLMMRSALRRIGAHSQSAVMIGDRMDTDVISGLEAGMRTILVTTTGISTRASVEQFPYRPTLVLDTVADLVGRTANPFA
- a CDS encoding ABC-three component system protein; the protein is MAGPLIGVAVLLAWSTSLSAVQSRPRRPGVYSPPRFGGYPLLGSARSNSPDDNAYRETSCAKGNLKAEAEGCHENVGRINGLSLAERGGMMGLQSANWRDWYRFRHKEECFHSGAPYEEYVATVLARFHDDFINPAPAGRLGDGGCDGIAESGTIAYACYGQRPGRNAENELAKKIRKDFDRAYSQWKTFETWRFVTNAPVGPKAAQVFVDLQQAHGAHPLRPLKIRHFDTEKLWIEVVSKLEVGVLNEIFPGVPGATNVEMNDLIPLLDKLGAAASAPYPPDTIRPVPPDKMEFNSLPESSRVEFNNGRLLAPRINEWYASAADPTLYDTHGDRFRALYRDARAVTTQPAEILERLYVAVAGSDARMDAKRANAAYAVVSYFFDSCHIFEEPPGAVAASGEEVASALAH